The DNA region AAGTCCTTATTTAATACATTTTCAGGTTTATCTTTAGCCTTAATTTTTGCTTGATGTAAGATAATAAGCTCATCGGCAAATTGCGAAGCTAAAGATAAATCGTGCAAAATCACAAGGGTTAGCAAATTTTGCTCTTTTGTGTGTTTTTTGACATTTTCTAATAAAACGCATTGATGATGTAAATCTAAAGCTGAAACAGGCTCATCAAGCAGTAAAATTTGCGGTTCCTTCAAAAGCACGGAAGCAAAATTAACCATTTGTCTTTGACCGCCTGAAAGTGTGCTAATATCCCTCTCTGCTAGGTGTAAAATGCCAAGTTCTTCCATAAGTTTTGCGGCTTTTTTGATTTGCATATTACTTAAATACATTCCAAGTTGATCTATAAGCCCTAGTAAAACAACTTCAAGTGCGCTTAAATTAGCGTCTATGTAATTATCCTGAGGCATATAGCCTATAAGCTTTTTGTTTAAATTCTTATCATCAAATTTCACCTGACCAGAACTTGCAAATTCTCCAAAAATAGCTCCTAAAAGCGAAGATTTACCCGCTCCATTTGCGCCTAAGATAGCATAAATTTTACCTTTTTCAAGTTTTAAATTGATTTGATCGACAACGCATAAATTTTTACGATGCACGCTAAAATTTTCAAGCTTTAGCATAATTTTTCCTTGAAAAAATAATCCAAAAAAAGAAAGGCACACCTATTAAAGAAGTGATGATACCAACGGGAAATAAAGCCCCCGGTATAATCACCTTTGATAACACAGAAGCCAAGGATAAAAATGCCGCTCCTACAAACATAGCACTAGGTAGGAAAAATCTTTGATCTTCTCCCACCAACATTCTTGCTATGTGTGGCGAAACAAGCCCTATAAAGCCTATAACGCCCACAAAAGAAATAGCAGTCGCTGTCATAATGGAAACCAAAACAAGAGTTTTAAAGCGTAGAAAATTGAGATTAATCCCCATACTTTTAGCCCTTGCCTCGCCTAATTTAAGTGCCGTTAAAGCCCAAGAATCGCGAAGTAAAAGTAAAACGCAAACAAGAGTTACTATGCTGACTATGGGTAGATTTGTCCAATTTGACTTTAGTAAAGAGCCAAAAAGCCAAAAAAGAATTTGTTGTGAAATTTCAGGGGCGGAGAGATACTGCACTAAAGATAGGAAAGATTGAAATAAAAAAAGTAAGGAAATTCCAACCAAAACAAGCATAGCTGAGTCAAATCTCTTAAAACTTGCAAAGCCAAAAAGCACGGAAGCGGCTAACATCGTCATCAAAAATGCTCCTATGGGAACAGCCGTGATGAGGGGTAAGCCAAAACTTCCAAAGGCTATCACCAAAGACGCTCCAAAGCCACTAGCTGCTGCAAGTCCTAGAGTGTAGGGGCTTGCCATAGGATTATTAAGAAGAGTTTGAATTTCTGCTCCACCTATACCTAAAGCCGCTCCCACGACTAAAGCCATTAAAGCCATAGGAAGTCTTAAATCATAGACTATGCTTAAGGTTGTTAAATCAACCTCTTTTGAAGTAAAAGGCGATAAAAGTGCGCTTAAAACTTCTTTAGGGGCGAGTAGTGAGGGACCTGTGGCGATGTCAAAAATCAAAGAGATGAAAGCAATCATTAAAAAACTTATGATGATATAAAATCTTTTTAATTCTCTTTTTCGATGTGCTTTGAGCGTGGCTACAATTTTATTTTGCATTTTTTGCCTTAATCATAAAAGTGCCTTGAGGTTTAGCCAGAAGAAATTTTTGATGAAAATCCAAATAAGTTTTTAAAGGGTCAATGTCTTCAAAAAGGCTAGGATAGAGAGTTTTAGCTATAAATTCTACCATAGCTACATCGGCTAAAGTAGTGCTTGCTCTGTGATAAGCACCGAAGAGTTTGTGATGGATGATGGCATTTAAATTCTCATATCCTTTTCTAAATTTAAACCCTTCAAGTCTTTTTAAAGCCTCATTTTCTTCAATATTAAAGCCCATAACCATAGCTTCTTTGTTTTTTTCCAAATCACTTTCTCTACCTGTAATGATGATAACATCAGGATTAGCCGCTAAGACGAGTTCAGGATTAATCACGCCCCATTTTTTTACCAAATTTCTAGCGATATTTTCACCTCCTGCTAAGTCAATCAAAGCTCCCCACATATCATCGCCAAAGGTAAAGCTATTTTCTTGCGGACCTTTATTACCAAATTCTATATAAATTTTTGGCTTAGGTAGTGCGGCTGATTTTATCCTCTCTTGCACGACATCGATTTTGCTTTTATAAAAATTAACTAATTCCAAAGCCCTTGCTTCCTGTCCTAAAATTTGTCCCAAAATTTCTGTGCTAAGACTATGTCTAGCGACACTTTCTTGATTGTAATCAATCACAACAACAGGGATATTATGCTTTTCAAAAGTGGATAAATCTTCTTGAATCACTTCATATTGCCACGCTGCTAAAATGAGTAAATCAGGCTTTAAAGCGAGCACTTTTTCTACAGAAAAGGTTCCAAATTGAGGGTCGCCTACATCGGCTAAATTTTTAATGCGAGGGATAAATTGAGCATAAAATTCATAACTATTTTTGGCATACACAGCCCAACCATCTTTTACAAAACCAACAACCTTATCGAAAGCTTCAACCCCACCT from Campylobacter upsaliensis includes:
- a CDS encoding ABC transporter ATP-binding protein; the protein is MLKLENFSVHRKNLCVVDQINLKLEKGKIYAILGANGAGKSSLLGAIFGEFASSGQVKFDDKNLNKKLIGYMPQDNYIDANLSALEVVLLGLIDQLGMYLSNMQIKKAAKLMEELGILHLAERDISTLSGGQRQMVNFASVLLKEPQILLLDEPVSALDLHHQCVLLENVKKHTKEQNLLTLVILHDLSLASQFADELIILHQAKIKAKDKPENVLNKDLLKEVYRIDADIFYCERGLPCVLAKSAAKELKGKENENFN
- a CDS encoding FecCD family ABC transporter permease → MQNKIVATLKAHRKRELKRFYIIISFLMIAFISLIFDIATGPSLLAPKEVLSALLSPFTSKEVDLTTLSIVYDLRLPMALMALVVGAALGIGGAEIQTLLNNPMASPYTLGLAAASGFGASLVIAFGSFGLPLITAVPIGAFLMTMLAASVLFGFASFKRFDSAMLVLVGISLLFLFQSFLSLVQYLSAPEISQQILFWLFGSLLKSNWTNLPIVSIVTLVCVLLLLRDSWALTALKLGEARAKSMGINLNFLRFKTLVLVSIMTATAISFVGVIGFIGLVSPHIARMLVGEDQRFFLPSAMFVGAAFLSLASVLSKVIIPGALFPVGIITSLIGVPFFFWIIFSRKNYAKA
- a CDS encoding ABC transporter substrate-binding protein, translated to MKVLFYFLSLIVCLNAKEVAIKDVLDREVRVDLPAKRIVLGFYYTDFLAVGGVEAFDKVVGFVKDGWAVYAKNSYEFYAQFIPRIKNLADVGDPQFGTFSVEKVLALKPDLLILAAWQYEVIQEDLSTFEKHNIPVVVIDYNQESVARHSLSTEILGQILGQEARALELVNFYKSKIDVVQERIKSAALPKPKIYIEFGNKGPQENSFTFGDDMWGALIDLAGGENIARNLVKKWGVINPELVLAANPDVIIITGRESDLEKNKEAMVMGFNIEENEALKRLEGFKFRKGYENLNAIIHHKLFGAYHRASTTLADVAMVEFIAKTLYPSLFEDIDPLKTYLDFHQKFLLAKPQGTFMIKAKNAK